Within the Arthrobacter sp. UKPF54-2 genome, the region CCCACAATCCCGGAGACCGGCCCGTCCGAGCGGCAAAAGACCGGGTGCGTGAACGTCAGCACGTACTCGTCTGTGCACAGGAAGTCGACGTACGGCCCGGTGACGTGCGGTTGGCCGGTATCCACCGGCACGCGGAACCACTCCGATTTCACGTAGCGGCTGATGGAGTTGGGGCTGAAGTTGGCCAGGGCGTCCACGTGTTCCAGATCCTCACCCTGCCACCAGGCGATGTAGCTGCGTTCCGGGCCCAGCAGCCCGGCGTTGGCCAGGAAGCCTGCGCCGGCAATGTAGCCGTCGGGGGTCCGGACCAGTTCCTCGACCACCGGACGGACGAGCTTATCCACAGCAGTTCCGCTGACCTTGGCGGAGAGGGCCGCCAAGGCGGTTCCCGTTTCCGTCGCCCACTCCGTGAGCCTGCTCTCGATGTCGGTAATGACGGCGTCGAGGCCCGCGGCGGCGCAGAGGATCGGCGTATTCGAGGAAGCGGTGATTTCGGACATAAGGGTCGCTCCCTTGGGTCGACGGAACGGGGGGATGGTCAGTGGTAGCGCTTGGATTGTTCGTTCAGCAGCCAATCCGTGGTCGCGGCGACTAGGGCTTTCACGGCTACTTCGGCGGTGGACGACTGGCGGCCCTCGACGGCGGCCGCGATGTCATCCAACAGTCCGGCGGTGGTCCGCCGATAGGCGGGGTCGGCGCAGGGCAGCATGGTGAGGGGACCCAGGTCCGCCTGCAGCCGGATCAGCTCCCGGGCGAGCCGGGCCGAGCGGGCGATCGCGGCTACTTCGAGCAGGAACTCGGAGACGGCCAGCCGCCAGTGCAACGGATCCGCCTCCGCCGTGGGAATGAAGGAACGCAGCGTTGCCATGTCCGCGGCGTCAGAGCGCCGGGCCGCGACGCCGGCGCACGCGGCAGCAATGGCCTGGTAATGCAGCCCCAGGTCGCTGATCTGGAGCCGGGTCAGCTGCCGCAACTGCTCCAGAGCGCGGTCCCGTGACGGCAGGACGTCGTCGGCAATGAAGCTGCCACCGCTGCGACCGCGGGCTGTGCGGATAATGCCCGAGGTCCGCAGCTGCGACAGGGCTTCGCGGGCCGTCACGGCGGAGACCCCGAGTGCGGCGGCGAGCTCCGTCTCATTGGGCAGGCGCTGGCCGCTGGTGAGCAGCCCGGTTTCCACCGCCTGCTCGATCCGGCTGCACACCTCGTCCACCAGGCCGCGGGACCTGATCGGAGTGAACACGGCCGCCAGGCTGCGGGAGGCGCCCTGCGGTGTCAGCAGCATCGGGCCTCCCTGTACGTCTCCGGCGGTAGCTGCCATCCTAATCCGGGCTTCTGCGGGGGTCTATACACAAATCCTATGGAGTAATAGTATTTGGCCCAACAGCATGTTGTGGCCTGGATCACACCCCGCTGTGTCGCATCTAGGACGACCCGGCAACGGAGTTAGGCGCACCCCATGACCGAGATGCTCGCGACAGGCCGGCCGACGGAAAGGGGCGCGGTTCCCGCGATCCGGCTGCGGAAACTCACCAAAGTTTTCGGTGACACCGTGGCCGTCAACGCCGTGGACCTGGACATCCGCCAGGGCGAGTTCTTCTCCATGCTCGGCCCCTCTGGATCGGGGAAGACCACGGTCCTGCGCCTGATCGCAGGCTTCGAATTACCCACCTCTGGAAGCGTTGAACTCGAGGGCAAAGACGTCACAGGCCTGGCGCCCTTCGAACGGGACCTCAATACCGTTTTCCAGGACTATGCGCTGTTCCCGCACATGTCCCTCATCGACAACGTCGCGTATGGGCTGCGGGTGCGGGGGATGGCCCGGAGGGAGCGCCACGAGCGGGCCCGTGAAGCCCTGGAGCGCGTGCAGCTCGGAAAATTCGTCGGGCGCAAGCCTGCCCAGCTCTCCGGCGGCCAGCGCCAGCGGGTGGCTCTTGCCCGCGCCCTGGTGGTGCAGCCCAAGGTCCTGCTGTTGGACGAACCACTCGGTGCGCTGGACCTGAAACTCCGGCAGCAGATGCAAGTGGAACTGAAGGAACTGCAGCGTTCCCTGGGTATCACCTTCATCTTTGTCACCCATGACCAGGAGGAGGCGCTGACCATGAGTGACCGGATCGGAGTCTTCAACAACGGCAGCCTGGAACAGATCGGCACCGCCCACGAGATCTACGAGCGACCCGTCGGCGCGTTCGTGGCCAACTTTGTCGGGACCTCTAACATCTTCGACGCCGCCCTCGCCCAGAAACTCTACGGCCGTGCGGAGCAGGTCTGCATCAGGCCCGAACGGTTGCGCCTGTCCTGGACCGGGGCGCCGGAACCGCGCGCCGGCGTCACCTCCCTGCCCGGAACCGTCTCCTCACTCGTCTACGTGGGGCATGCCACCCAGGTGCGGGTACAACTCGACGACGGTCCCGCCGTCGTGGTGCTGGTTCCGGAGGCACTCCCCGGCGGCGACTGGGAGCTCCCGGGCCGGCACGTCAACGTGAGCTGGGACGACGACGCCGCCGTCTGGCTGCGGTCCCCGGCTCCTTAAACGTAAGTTCCCGGACTGAGTCCGTTTCACCCCGCAACGAAAGGTAAGGATCATGGCATCACGGAACAGGGCCACCCTCGTGGTCGGGTTGGCCGCGGCGGCAGCCCTCGCGCTGGCGGGCTGTGGCACCAGCGGCGGGGGATCGGCGTCGCCGTCCGCTCAGGCGACCAAAACGGAGATCGGCCCGGGCGAAGGGCAACTGTCCATCCTTGGGTGGCCAGGATATGTCGAAGACGGCAGCAACGACCCGGCGGTGGACTGGGTTCATCCGTTCGAACAAGAGACCCAGTGCAAGGTCAGCTTCAAGCCGTTCGGCACCTCCGATGAAGCTGTGACGCTTATGCGCACCGGACAGTACGACGTCGTTTCGGCGTCCGGGGATGCCTCGCTGCGCCTGATCGCCGGCCAGGACGTCCAGCCGGTCAACATGAGCCTGCTGAAGAACTACCCCGATGTCTACCCGTTCCTAAAAGACAAGGCCTGGAACACCGTCAACGGCACAAACTACGGCATGCCCCACGGCTGGGGCGCCAACCTGCTGATGTACAGCACAGACAAAGTCACCCCGGCGCCCACCTCCTGGAGCGCGGTATTCGACGACGCCGCCAAGAACACCGGGAAGGTCACCGCCTACGATTCGCCGATCTACATCGCCGACGCCGCCGTGTACCTGATGGCCCACAAACCGGAGCTGGGAATCAAGAACCCGTATGCGCTGGATAAGGACCAGCTTGCCGCCTCCGTCAACCTCCTGAAGGAGCAGCGCAAGCACATCGGCGAGTACTGGAGCGACGTCGTCAAGGAGGTCCAGGCCTTCGCCAGTGGAAGCACTGTCGTCGGCACTACCTGGCAGGTGGGGGCCAACATCGCAGCTGCCGATGGCGCCAAGGTCGCGACCCTCCTGCCGACAGAGGGCGCCACCGGGTGGTCGGACACCTGGATGATCGGGTCCAAGACCAAGAACCCGAACTGTGCCTACAAGTGGCTTGACTACATCGCCAGCCCCAAAGCCAACGCGGCAGTTGCGGAGTACTTCGGCGAATCGCCGGCCAACCCCAAGGCCTGCGAACTCACCAAGGACAAAGCGCACTGCGAGACCTACCATTCCGGTGACGAGGCCTACGCGAAGCAGATCTGGTACTGGACCACCCCGGTGGCCGCCTGCCTGGACGGCCGCAAGGACGTCAAGTGCACGGACTACTCGGAGTGGACGAAGGCCTGGACCGAAATCAAGGGCTGAGATGGCGCTCCAGTCGCAGCAGCCGGCCCCGGGGGCTCCTTCGGTCGCTTCCGCCGTGCCCCGGCCGAAGGCCAACAAGGTCTCGGCGCTGCTCCACCGCTCGCCAAGGCTGCGGCTGGCCGGGCTCATCACGGCCCCCGCCGGCTGGCTGGTGCTGGTCTACATCGCCGCCCTGGCCGCGCTGCTGATTACCGCGTTCTGGACCGTGGACACCTTCACCGGCAAGGTGTCCACGGCGTGGACGACCGACAACCTGGTCACGGTCGTGACCGATCCCGTCTACCAGCGCATCACGCTGCGGACGCTCTGGATCGCGTTCGCCGTCACCGTGATCGACCTGATCCTTGCGCTGCCGATGGCGTTCTTCATCGCCAAGGTGGCCAGCGCCCGCTGGCAGAAGCTGCTGGTGGTGGCCGTGCTGATGCCGCTCTGGGCGAGCTATCTGGTGAAGGCGTACGCCTGGCGGAACGTGCTCGCCGATGGCGGCCTGCTCGAATGGCTGGGGGCGCCACTCGGGCTGCAATCGCCGGGTTACAGCGAAACGGCCGTGATCCTGACGCTGTCCTATATTTGGCTGCCGTTTATGATCCTGCCGATCTACGCAGGGTTTGACCGGGTCCCCGATTCGCTCCTGGAAGCCTCCAGCGACCTCGGCGCGAAACCCCTGGCAACCGTGCGCCTGGTCGTGTTCCCGCTGCTGGTCCCCTCCATCATTGCCGGAACGATCTTCACGTTCTCGCTCTCCCTGGGGGACTACATCACGGCCCAGATCGTGGGGGGCACCACCCAGATGCTGGGCACCGTGGTCTACGCCAATGTTGGAGCCGCAAACAACTTGCCGTTCGCCGCCGCCGTCTCGCTGGTACCCATCGCGATCATCACGCTCTACCTTTTCATCGTCCGCCGGACCGGCGCCCTCAACAGCCTCTGAACCCGGACAGCCAGGAGCACCATGAGACTTTCCCGAAGCGCCAAAGTCATCCTCGGCGTCGTCACCGTGCTCGTGTTCCTCTTCATCTACGGTCCGTTGCTGCTGGTGGTAGTGAACTCCTTCAACGCGGACCGGACCTTCGGCTGGCCGCCTCGGGGGCTGACCCTTGAATGGTGGGGGCGGGCGTTCGACTCCAGCGGCGTCCGCGAGGCCCTCGTGTCCTCGCTCTGGGTGGCCGCCGTCTCGACGATCATTTCGCTGGTGCTGGGCACGCTTCTGGCGCTGGCGCTGCTGCGTTACAAGTTCTTCGGCCGGGACGTGATCAGCCTGCTGGTGATCCTGCCGATCGCCCTGCCTGGAATTGTGACCGGCATCGCGCTGAACAACATGTTCACCACCATCCTGGGTGTCTCGCTAAGCCTGTGGACGGTCGTGATCGCGCACGCCACTTTCTGCATGGTGACCGTCTTCAACAATGTCATTGCCCGGCTGCGCCGGATGCAGGGCGGCCTGGAGGAGGCATCTGCCGACCTGGGCGCCGGCGTGTTCACCACCTTCCGGCTGGTCACGTTTCCGCAGCTCCGCTCGGCCCTGCTGGCCGGCGGCCTGCTGGCCTTCGCGCTGAGTTTCGATG harbors:
- a CDS encoding cache domain-containing protein — protein: MSEITASSNTPILCAAAGLDAVITDIESRLTEWATETGTALAALSAKVSGTAVDKLVRPVVEELVRTPDGYIAGAGFLANAGLLGPERSYIAWWQGEDLEHVDALANFSPNSISRYVKSEWFRVPVDTGQPHVTGPYVDFLCTDEYVLTFTHPVFCRSDGPVSGIVGMDVTVQRLERGALPALRRIGERATLVNADGRAIVSAAPDIAAGDLTAAEEGCSVYPVGRKFQIWAGAAAL
- a CDS encoding FadR/GntR family transcriptional regulator is translated as MLLTPQGASRSLAAVFTPIRSRGLVDEVCSRIEQAVETGLLTSGQRLPNETELAAALGVSAVTAREALSQLRTSGIIRTARGRSGGSFIADDVLPSRDRALEQLRQLTRLQISDLGLHYQAIAAACAGVAARRSDAADMATLRSFIPTAEADPLHWRLAVSEFLLEVAAIARSARLARELIRLQADLGPLTMLPCADPAYRRTTAGLLDDIAAAVEGRQSSTAEVAVKALVAATTDWLLNEQSKRYH
- a CDS encoding ABC transporter ATP-binding protein, with protein sequence MTEMLATGRPTERGAVPAIRLRKLTKVFGDTVAVNAVDLDIRQGEFFSMLGPSGSGKTTVLRLIAGFELPTSGSVELEGKDVTGLAPFERDLNTVFQDYALFPHMSLIDNVAYGLRVRGMARRERHERAREALERVQLGKFVGRKPAQLSGGQRQRVALARALVVQPKVLLLDEPLGALDLKLRQQMQVELKELQRSLGITFIFVTHDQEEALTMSDRIGVFNNGSLEQIGTAHEIYERPVGAFVANFVGTSNIFDAALAQKLYGRAEQVCIRPERLRLSWTGAPEPRAGVTSLPGTVSSLVYVGHATQVRVQLDDGPAVVVLVPEALPGGDWELPGRHVNVSWDDDAAVWLRSPAP
- a CDS encoding ABC transporter substrate-binding protein; its protein translation is MASRNRATLVVGLAAAAALALAGCGTSGGGSASPSAQATKTEIGPGEGQLSILGWPGYVEDGSNDPAVDWVHPFEQETQCKVSFKPFGTSDEAVTLMRTGQYDVVSASGDASLRLIAGQDVQPVNMSLLKNYPDVYPFLKDKAWNTVNGTNYGMPHGWGANLLMYSTDKVTPAPTSWSAVFDDAAKNTGKVTAYDSPIYIADAAVYLMAHKPELGIKNPYALDKDQLAASVNLLKEQRKHIGEYWSDVVKEVQAFASGSTVVGTTWQVGANIAAADGAKVATLLPTEGATGWSDTWMIGSKTKNPNCAYKWLDYIASPKANAAVAEYFGESPANPKACELTKDKAHCETYHSGDEAYAKQIWYWTTPVAACLDGRKDVKCTDYSEWTKAWTEIKG
- a CDS encoding ABC transporter permease, giving the protein MALQSQQPAPGAPSVASAVPRPKANKVSALLHRSPRLRLAGLITAPAGWLVLVYIAALAALLITAFWTVDTFTGKVSTAWTTDNLVTVVTDPVYQRITLRTLWIAFAVTVIDLILALPMAFFIAKVASARWQKLLVVAVLMPLWASYLVKAYAWRNVLADGGLLEWLGAPLGLQSPGYSETAVILTLSYIWLPFMILPIYAGFDRVPDSLLEASSDLGAKPLATVRLVVFPLLVPSIIAGTIFTFSLSLGDYITAQIVGGTTQMLGTVVYANVGAANNLPFAAAVSLVPIAIITLYLFIVRRTGALNSL
- a CDS encoding ABC transporter permease; the encoded protein is MRLSRSAKVILGVVTVLVFLFIYGPLLLVVVNSFNADRTFGWPPRGLTLEWWGRAFDSSGVREALVSSLWVAAVSTIISLVLGTLLALALLRYKFFGRDVISLLVILPIALPGIVTGIALNNMFTTILGVSLSLWTVVIAHATFCMVTVFNNVIARLRRMQGGLEEASADLGAGVFTTFRLVTFPQLRSALLAGGLLAFALSFDEIIVTTFTIGAGDTTLPIWILQNLFRPNQAPVVNVVAVVLIVVSIVPIWLAQRLSEDSVGIGAVRVKGSKG